CCCGGACGTCGTCGCCGTCGGGGAGGACCTCCTGCTCGAGCGGGGGGCTGAACGGCATGTGGGTGTCCGGTGTGCCGATCCGCTGGATCGGCGCGTCGAGGCTGAAGAACGCCTCCTCCTGGACGCGGCTGACGATCTCGGCGTGGACGCCGTAGGAGAGGGGACTCTCGTCGGCGACCACCAGCCGGCCGGTCTTCCGGACGCTGTCGGCGATGGTCTCCGTGTCCAGCGGGTACAGCGAGCGGACGTCGATGACTTCGACGCTGACGTCGTCGGACAGGCTGTCGGCGGTCTGCAGGCTCTCGCCGACGAGCCGCTGGGTCGCCACGACGGTGACGTCCTCGCCCTCGCGTTCGACCGCGGCCTCGCCGAGGGGTACGGTGAACTCCTCGTCGGTGGGGACCTCGCCCTGCTGCTCGTAGATCATCTTGTTCTCGAAGACGAACACGGGATCGTTCGACCGGACGGCGGCTTTCGTCAGTCCCTTCGCCGCAGCGGCCGTCCCCGGCGCGACCGCTTTTAGGCCGGGGAAGTGAGCGATCCAGGCGTGGACCGTCCCGGAGTGCTGACTCGCGGCGCCCATGCCGCCGCCCTCGGTCGTCCGGACGGTGACGGGCATCCCCGTCTTCCCGCCGAACATGTAGCGCATCTTCGCCATCTGGTTCATGATCTGCTCCATCGAGACGCCCATGAAGTCCGAGAACATGAGCTCGGCGACGGGTCGAGTGCCGGTCGCGGCGGCACCCGTCGCGGCGCCGATGAAACCGGCCTCGCTGATCGGCGTGTCGCGGACGCGTTCGTCGCCGAACTCCTCCCAGAGGCCGCCGGTCACCTCGAGGACGCCGCCGAACTTCCCGACGTCCTCGCCCATGAGGTAGACGTCCTCGTCGCGCTGCAGTTCCTCGCGTAAGGCCATCCTGATCGCCTCGCGGACGGTCATCGTCTCGGTCTCCTCGGCGCGCTCGATCTCGGCCTGGGCCGTCATCGGCGATCACCTCCGAGCGAGCCGCCGTCCGCGCGGGCCTGACTGGCGAACCGTTCGATCTCGGGTGGCATCTCGGCGAACATGTCCTCGTAGGCTTCGCTCGGGTCCGGGAGCGGAGCGTCCTGAGCGTACTCGATCGCCTCCTCGATCTCCGCCTCGATCTCGGACCGCATCTCCTCGAGTTCCTCCTCGGTCAGCTCACCGCGGTCGATCAACAGGTCCGAGAACCGATCGATCGGGTCCTGTTCCTTCCACTTCTCGATCTCGTCCTCGTCACGGTAGGGCTGCTCGTCGCCCTCGTAATGGCCGCGGTAGCGGTAGGTCTCGGCCTCGACGATCGTCGGTCCGTCGCCGGATCGAGCGCGCTTGCGCGCCTCCTCGACGGCCTCGGCGACGGCGGTGACGTCCATCCCGTCGACGGTGACGCCGGGGATGTCGTAGGCGCCGGCGGTGTCGCTCAGGTCGTCGACGTTGTGCTGCTCCTCGACGGGCGTCCCCTCACCGTAGCGGTTGTTCTCGACGACGAAGACCGCCGGCAGGTCCCAGGTCGCCGCGAGGTTGATCGCCTCGTGTACCTGTCCCTGCGCGACGGCGCCGTCGCCGAGGAAGCCGACGGCCACCTGCTCGCGGTCGTCGTAATCGATCGACAGCGCGGCGCCGGTCGCCAGCGGCGGACCCGCACCGACGATGCCGTTCGCGCCGAGCATCCCGGCGTCGACGTCGGCGATGTGCATCGAACCGCCCTTCCCGTTGCAGTAGCCGTCCTGCTTGCCGAACAGTTCGGCCATCATCAGCTGCGGGTCCAACCCCTTCGCGATGCAGTGCCCGTGGCCCCGGTGCGTGCTCGCGATGTAGTCGTCGGGCTCGAGCGCGGCGCACGCGCCGACGCCGACTGCCTCTTCCCCGATGTACAGGTGGACGAAGCCGGGAATCTCTCCGTCGGCGAAGTAGTCGCCGGCCGTCGAATCGAACTCGCGGATCGTCAGCATTCGACGGAGCGCCTCCCGTCGCCCCTCCTCCGTTTCTAGTGTGTAGTCGGCCATGCGACACACGGTACCATGGATCAATGTATAACGCTAACGGTGACCAAAATCGATGCCCGTAGGCGGTCGTTTATTAGTTCGAACGGAGAGGATCGAACGACATGCGCGTACCAGCACACCGAAGACGGGACCTCGACCGCTCGCGGTCCGTCGATCACGACGCGGAATCGGAACTGCGGTCGCCGACGCCAGCATCGACGCCGACGTCGATCGAGGTGATCCGCGAATGATGCCCGAGCGAACCGTCACCGCCCGGAACCCGGAGGGGATGGGCGGGACCATCGAGGCCGGCTCGTTCGAGTGGCGGTTCGACGAACCCGAGTCGGCCGGCGGCTCGGAGACGGGGCCGACGCCGGTCGACGTCTTCCTCGGCGCGCTGGCCTCCTGTCTCTCCCTGAGCGTTCGCTTCCAGGCGAACAAGCGCGACACGCCGGTCGAGACCATCGAGGTCACGACCGAGGCCGAACCCGAACACGGCTCCGTCGACCGCCTCGAGGCGACGATCCGACTCGAGACCGACGCCGACGACGAGACGGTCGATCGCCTCGTCGACTTCGGCGAGCGGGGCTGTCACGTCTCGCAGCTCGTCGGGGACGAGACGCCGATGGACGTCGCGTGGGAACGGCTGTAGCCGTCGGCGGTCGCCCGGCGGGAACGTCGCGACTGCGCGACCGCGCTACTCGGGATAGGTCGCGTCCGCTTCCGGCATCGACTCCACGTTCGCCGCGGTCTCGAAGATCGCGCCGTTGAGTTCGTCTGCGGTGTCGAAGTACCAGAACTCGGTGCCGCCGTAGTCACCGCTCTGGAGCACGGACAGCCCCGCGGTCTCGAACTCCTCGACGACCGCGTGAGGATCGTCGAACGCGAAACAGGCGACGTGGTGGAGGCCTTCGCCGTGTTCCTCCAGATGCTCCGTGTAAATGCTCGGTCCCTCGAGCGGTTCGATCAGTTCGATCATCGTCCCGCCGAGTTGCGCGAGCGCGAGGCGCATCGAGTACTCGTGGGGTTCGCCGCGGTAGATCCGATCGGTCAGCGCGGGCGGTTCGAACCGGTGGATCTCCCACGGGCCGATGCCGAGGAGCCCCTCGAACCGGTCCATACCGTCCTCGAGGTCCTCCACCACGAACGCGACCTGTGAGAGTTCCGGTATCTCGATGTCAAGTTGTGTGATGTTGTCAACACCCATACACAGGCGTCGACGCGGAACGAGTTACCGTTTGGTACTGATGTACACGCTTGAGAAAACGACCGATCGGCGCCTCGATCGGCTACCCGGTCACTCGTTGTTCGGGTTACTCGGGTGGTAGTCGGTATCGTACTCGCCGGGCCGGTCGTCGACGCGGTCGGGGTTGAGCCGGCCCGACAGCAGCATGAAGTCAACGAGCGTCAGCGCGAGCATCGCCTCGACGACCGGGACGCCCCGCGGCGGGAGGACGGGGTCGTGGCGGCCGATAACCTTCTCCTCCTTGATCTCGCCCGTCTCCCAGTCGGCGGTCTGCTGGGACTTGGGGATCGACGTGGGCGCGTGCAGCGTGACCTCGCCGTAGATCGGTTCGCCGCTCGAGATGCCGCCCTGGATGCCGCCGTGGTCGTTCTCGACGGGCGTCGGATTCCCCTCGGAATCGAACTCCCAGTCGTCGTTGCGCTCCTTGCCGGTCCACTCGCGGGCCTCGCGGCCGAGGCCGAACTCGAAGCCCGTCGTCGCCGGCACCGCCATCATGGCCTGGCCGAGCCGCGCGGACAGCGAATCGAACCGCGGCGCGCCGAGGCCGACGGGGACGCCCTGGGCCTCGAAGTAGATGCTGCCGCCGATGGAGTCGCCTTCCTCCTGGTACTCCTCGATCAGCTCCTGCATCTCCGCGGCGGTCTCGGGGTGGGCACACCGAACGTCGTTCTCTTCGGAGTGTTCCTTGATCTCCTCGAAGCTCACCTCGGGGGCCTCGACGTCGCCGATCTGGTTGACGTGAGCCTTGAGTTCGATGCCCTCGCGCGCGAGGAGCTTCTTCGCGATGGCGCCCGCGGCGACCCAGTTGACGGTCTCGCGGGCCGACGAGCGGCCGCCGCCGCCCCAGTTGCGAGTGCCGAACTTCGCCGAGTAGGTGAAGTCGCCGTGGGACGGACGGGGCGCCGTGATGAACGGCTCGTACTTGCCCGAGCGAGCGTCCTTGTTCTGGATGACCAGTCCAATCGGCGTCCCGGTCGTGTACCCGTCCTGAATCCCCGACTTGATCGAGACGTCGTCGGGTTCGCCGCGGCTGGTCGTGATCATCGACTGGCCCGGCTTTCGCCGGTCGAGGTCCTCCTGAATGTCCTCCTCCGAGAGCTCGAGGCCGGCGGGACAGCCCGAGATGGTACAGCCCATCGCCTCCCCGTGGCTCTCGCCGAACGTGGTCACCTGGAAGAGGCGACCGAAGCGGTTGCCGTTCATTACGGCTTCCTGGGAGACGGGGCCACTTAGCGGTGCAGGATCTCCGACGGCCGGTCGCCGCCGAATCGATTCCGTTCCGAGCGACTCGACCGAACGCGGCGCTCGAGGCGAGCGTCCGTCCCAGCGCTGCGACGAAATGACCGACGGACGGACTCTCCCGAAATCCTGAATTCAGCCGCCTCAACCCACCCAAAATGTCTTTTCGCCGCGTGATGTAAGTACCATCACACTATGAACCGCCGTTCGCTGCTCGCCGGCGTCGCCGCCTCGGGCACCGCGATCGCGGGCTGCGCCTCGATCGAGGCGACGGTTTTTCAGGAGTCGACGACCCCGGAGGTCCCGTCGGATCCCGACGACCCGATCGCTCGCGCGACGATCGGTTCCCCGACGGACGACGACTCGCCCCACCGCGTCCGTCTGTGGAACCGAACCGACGAACAGCGGTCGATCGGACTGGACCTCGAGGCCGAGTCGGCCACTTTCGAGGGGGACTACGACCTCGAACCCGACGCGCACGTGGTCATCTTTCTCCACGACCAGGCCGAGTACGCCGTGACCGTGACCGTCGACGGCGACGAGGTCGAATCGACGACCCTCGAGGAAGAGTCGTTCGACGGGCCCTGTCCGGCGACGGAGCTGTTCGTCCTCGAGGACGGCGAGTTCGAGTCGACGTTCGAACCCGAGTCCGACCACTGCTAGCCTCGAGGACTCGCGGTCGTCCGCCGTCGGAGGCGCGTCTCGATGGCCTTATCCTCGTCTCTCCGAAACCGGCGGACGGAATTCATGCGCTGGCAGTATCGGTCGACAGTGCTCGTCCTCTGCCTGCTCGCGTTCTTCGTCACCTACTTCGCCCGGATGGCGATCAGTCCGGTCATTCCGTTCATCGTCGACGACTTCGCCGTGTCCAACACGCAGATCGGCTTCGCCCTGTCGGGGATGTGGCTCGCCTACGGCCTCTCGCAGTTCCCCAGCGGCGTCCTCAGCGACCGCTACGGGGAGAAGCGGGTCATCCTCGTCGCCGTCGGCGGGACGTCGATCGCGAGCCTCCTGCTCGCCCTCGCGCCGGCGTTTCCCGCGTTCGTCGTCCTCGCCGTTCTGCTCGGAGCCGTCGCCGGCCTCCACTACGCCGTCGCGACGACCCTGCTCTCGCGGACGTACGACGAACTCGGGCGCGCGGTGGGAATCCACTCCGTCGGCGGCCCGCTCGCCGGGCTGGTCGCGCCCGTGGCGGCGGCGTGGGTCGGCGAACGGTTCGGTTGGCGGCCGGCGCTCGCGCTCGCCCTCGGCGTCGGCCTCCCGGTCTTCGCGCTGTTCGCGTGGCGGATCCGCCCGACCGAGCCGCGACGGCCGGAACAACCAATGCGCGACCGGTTCGAACTCGACGCGCTGGTCGACCTGCTCTCGCGGCCGGCGATCGTCTTCACGCTCGCGGTCGCCATGCTCGGCACGTTCATCGTCCAGGGGCTGCTCACGTTCCTCCCGACGTTCTTCGTCGCCCACCACGGCTACTCGGCGACGCTCGCCGGGACGGCCTTCTCCGGGTTCTTCGTCGTGCGAACCGTCGGCCAGTTCTTCCTCGGCGACCTCTCCGATCGGATCGGGCGCGACCTCGCCATCGGCGGGTCGATGTTCGCGGGAGCGATCGGCCTCTTCGGGTTGGTGGTCGGGCAGACGCGCGCGACGCTGGCCGCCGCCGTGGTGCTGGTCGGCGCGGGCTCGAGTTTCTTCGCGGCGCTGGATCCGCGATTCCTCGACCAGTTCGAGACCGCCGAGCGCGGCGCCGGGTTCGGGCTCGTCCGGACGGTCTACACCGTCGTCGGCGCCGCCGGATCGGTCGGCGTCGGCCTGTTCGCCGACCTGTTCGGGTGGGCGACGGCGTTTCTCATTCTCGCCGCCCTGTTCTCGGTCACGTTCCTCGCGCTCGCCGCGAACCGGACGTTCGGTCTCGGCTACTGATCGCACGAGGACGCAGGGTCGCGGACACGCGATCGGTCTCGGACTCTCGAGACGGCCGTCTCACTCGTCCGGCTCGCGCCGTTGTTGGAGCGGTATAACTTACGGATAACTATGCTAACACGTATACATATTATTATATATGCATAGCGGTCCTTCTAGGGAGTAGGAAGTTTTCTTCCGCTACCATGACTGCATCCACCATCGCTCCAGACGCTCGCAACACGTTCGAAAGCACCGTCGGCGGCTACACGGTCGGCGGCCGCGCACACAGCCTGTCGGCCTGGTTCGTCCTCTCGCTCCGGCTCATGATGGGCTGGGCGTTCGCCTACTCCGGCTTCACGAAGATTGTCGCGGCCGAACCGTTCAGCGCCGGCGGCTACCTGACCAACGTCGCGGCGGCCAACGGTAACCCGCTCGCGGACGTCTTCGCCTGGATGGGCTCGACGCCGTGGTTCGTCGAGTTCGCGAACGTCGCCGTCCCGTGGGGCGAACTCCTCATCGGCCTCGGACTGCTCGTCGGCGCGCTCGTCCGCCTCGCGGCGTTCTTCGGCGCGCTCATGATGCTCATGTTCTACTTCGGAAACTGGGACGTCGCCCACGGCGTCATCAACGGCGACTTCGCGTACATGCTCGTCTTCCTCGCGGTCGCCGCGTTCGGCGCCGGCCGAATCCTCGGCCTCGACGCCCGGATCGAGAACTACGACCTCGGTGGGGAGACGTTGCTCGAGCGCTACCCGCGCCTCGAGTACATCCTCGGCTAAGCGGTCTCCACTCTGACTGTCGTCTATTCTCTCTCGTACGAAAACTGCCCTCTCCCTTCTCCGGCGGCTCTTCCACTTGAGTAATTATTAAGTCATAACGGTATTTCTGCTGATACGATATGAAATTGACGCACCTGCAGAGGGGTGACAGAGAAACATGGATGTGATCGTGATCATTATGGCAATGTTTTTCTCCTGTATCGTACTCGTCGCACTGATCGAAGCTTGGGGAAACAAGGGCTCAGGCGGGGAGTACCAGTGTCGGAACTGTGGCGAACGGTTCGATAGCGCCGAGTATTGTCCGGGCTGTGGGATCAAGCTCAGATACTGAAACCTGAATCCAATCCAGCGGTTAGACTGCGATTCTTTAACGAATGAGTGGCTACCAGGAGAAATAGCGCCGCTACGTCAGGGCAGTTCGAACTCGATCGCCGCGCCCTGCCCGAAGCCGACGCACTCCGTCGCGATGCCACGGTCGACGCCCTCGCGGTTCATCTCGTGGATCAGGGTCACGGGCAGGCGCGCTCCGGAACAGCCCAGCGGATGGCCGATGGCGATCGCACCGCCGTTGACGTTCAGTCGGTCCATCGGAATCCCCAACTCTCGCGCGGAGTAGAGCGTCTGACTGGCGAAGGCCTCGTTGATTTCGACCAGCCCGTAGTCGTCGATCTCGCGCCCGGCGCGCTCGAGCAGCCCCTCCGTCGCGGGGACGGGGCCGACCCCCATGATCGTCGGGTCGACGCCCGCGACGTAGCTGGTGCCGACCTCGGCGAGGATCTCGAGGCCCCGTTCCTCGGCGAGTTCGCGGCTGGTCAGCATGACGCCGGCGGCGCCGTCGGCGATCTGCGAGGCGTTGCCCGGCGTGACGGTGCCGTCGTCCGTGAAGACGGTCGGCAGTTCGGCGAGCTTTTCAGCCGTCGTGCCGGGCCGGAGCCCCTCGTCCTCGTCGTGGACGCCGTCCCCCGTCTCGATGGGGACGATCTCGTCGTCGAAGCGGCCCGACTCGGTGGCCTCGACGGCTCGCTGCTGGCTGCGGGCGCCGTACTCGTCTTGCTCCTCGCGGCTGATGTCGAACTCCTCGGCGACCTTCTCGGCGGTCATCCCCATCCGGAGGTTCTCCATCCCGTAGGCCTCGTCGAGTTCGGGGTACAGCTCGCCGCTCTCGGCGGCGCCCATCTTCACGCGGCTCATGCTCTCGACGCCGCCGGCGACGACCGCGTCGTGGCGGCCCGCGGCGATCGAGTCCGCGGCGCTGATGATCGCCTGCGCCGAGGAAGCGCACTGCCGGTCGACGGTGGTCGCCGGGACCTCCTCGCCCAGATCCGAGAACAGCGCGATCTGGCGGGCGATGTTCGTTCGCTGTTCCTCGCGCTGCTGGGCGCAGCCCCACATCAGGTCGTCGACGTCCTCGCCCGAGAGCCCGGTCTCCGCGAGCATCTCGTCGACCAGCGGAATCGAGAGATCCTCGCTGCGGACGTCCGCGAGCGCGCCGTCCTCTTTGCCCTGTGCGGTCCTTACAGCGCTAACGATCACCGGTGTGGTGTCTGACATTGTATAGCACAATCCTCCGTAATTGTAAATAGTTAACTTCTCCGGAAAGCGACGGCCGATCCGCCCGGCCGCTGGAGCGGTGCCACCGAACGTCGAGATTCACGGCCCTCGAGCCGCGCCACCCGAAAGCGACGCTCGCCGCCGGAGCGACCGGTGTTGCGGGCTGTCTGAGCGACGACCCCTCCGACGAAACCGACGACGATCAGTCGACGAACTCGAGCGCCGATCCCGGCGAGTACCTCGCCGTCTCGTGGCGAGGACCGGAGCGAGCGCACCACATCCTACTCGAGCGCTTCGAGATTCCCGAGCAAGAGCCGTCGCTACTGCCCGTCGTCGCGCTCCAGGGCGACGCCTAACCCCTCGAGCACGTCGAAGAAGCCGGGGAACGAGACGTCGACGTGGTCGGCGCCCTCGACGGTCGTCTCGCCGTCGGCGACCAGGCCGGCGAGCGCCAGCGCCATGATGATCCGGTGATCGTCGCGCCCGGAAACGGTAGCACCCTCGAGCCGGGAGTCGCCGCCGTGGACCGTCAGCGAGTCGCGCTCCTCGGTGGTTTCGACGCCCATCTCGCCCAGTTCCTCGGCCATCGCGCTCACGCGGTCGGTCTCCTTGTAGCGGACGTGCTCGGCGTTCGTAATGCGCGTGTCGCCGTCGGCGACGGCGCCCAGCGTCGCGATCGTCGGCAGCAGATCGGGCGTGTCCTCGACGTCGACCTCGACTCCCGACAGCGGCGCGCTCGAGACCTCGATGACGCCTTCCTCGCGGTCCCAGTCGACGTCGGCACCCATGCGTTCGACGATCTCGACGATGGCGGTGTCGCCCTGCGCGCTCGGGTTGGCGCCCTCGATGCGGACGCCGTCGCCCTCGTCGCCGGCGATCGCCCCCGCCGCGAGGGGGTAGGAGATCGACGAGAAGTCGCCGGGGACTGCGTATTCGCCGCCTGCAGGGCTGTACGTCTGGCCGCCGTCGACCGCGAAGCCGTCGTCGGTGTGGCGGGCGTCGACGCCGAAGTCCGCGAGCACCTCGAGCGTGATGTCGACGTAGGGCGCGGACTTGAGTTCGGTCTCGAGGTCGATCTCGATCCCCTCGTCGGTGACGGCGCCGGCCATCAGCAGGGCGGTGATGTACTGCGAGGAGACGTCGCCCGGGATCGAGACCGAACCGCCCGAGAGCGGTCCGGTGACGACCAGCGGCGCCAGCCCGTTGCCCCGCGTGCTGTACGCCTCGGCGCCGAGCGCGGAGAGCGCCTCGAGCAGCGGTCCCTGGGGTCGCGAGCGCAGCGATTCGTCGCCGGTCAGGACGGTCGTCCCGTCGGCCAGCGCCGCCGCGGCCGTGACGAGCCGCGTCGTCGTCCCGCTGTTCGCGCAGTCGATGACGTCCGCCGGAACGTCGGGCCGGCCGTCGAAGCCGTCGATCTCGAGGGTCGCGTTCCCGTCTCGGGTGACGTCGCCGCCGAAGAGGTCCACCGCCCGCGCGGTCGCCTGCGTGTCCGCGCTCCAGAGCGCGTCCCGGACCGTCGCCTCGTCGGCGTAACCCGCGGCGAGGATCGCTCGGTGCGTGTAGCTCTTCGAGGGCGGAGCCCGTGCCGTCCCCTCGACGCTCGAGGGCGTGATAGTGACGTTCATGGTCGCCCTGTGGAGTGGCCCCGCCTTACCGATACCGATCCGTGCAGTCGCCGCGGACGGTGTGGCGGTCGCCCCGTCCGGCGGGTAGCGAGTTTCGCTCGGCGGAAGCGGTCCGCCGACTCGAGATTTAAGTCGCCCCTTCCGAAACTATGCGGGCGCATGGTTCAGGGAGGACCGGTCGTCCAGGTCGCGATCGTCGTCGGAACCGTACTCGGACTGTGGCTCGGTGCCCGGACGCTCGTCGACGCGGTCGTCCGGTTGGCACGCCGGTTCGGCGTCCCCGAACTCACGATCGGACTGACGATCGTCGCGATGGGGACGTCGACGCCGGAACTGGTCGTGTCGGCCGACGCCGCGCTCGCGGGCAACGGCGAGATCGCCGTCGGCAACGTCGTCGGATCGAACGTGTACAATCTCGCGGTCGTCCTCGGCGCCGCGTCGCTCCTCCGGGTCGTCCCCGTCGAGCGCTCGCTCGTCCACCGGGACGGGATCGCGGCGCTCCTCGCGACGCTGGTCGCGTTCGGCGCGCTGTTCGATCGGACCGTGACGCGAGGCGAGGGCCTCCTCCTCGGGGCGCTGTTCGTCGGCTACACGCTCTACGTCCTGCGGGACGAACGAACGGACGCGTCGATCGACACCGAGTACCCCGGGGCTCGAGTCTCGACGGCGGACGCGCCCGCCGACTCGTTCCGCGCTCGCGACGCGCTCGCGCTCGCGGGCGGACTGGCCCTCGTCCTCCTCAGCGGTCACTTCATGGTCGAAGCCGCGTCGTCGATCGCGCGGACGGCGGGCGTCTCGGAGTGGGTCATCGGCGGGACGGTCGTCGCGGCGGGGACGTCGACGCCGGAGCTCGCGGTCTCGTTCGTCGCGATGCGCCGCGGTCACATCGGCATGTCGGTCGGCAACGCGCTCGGCAGCAACATCTTCAACGTGCTCGGTATTCTCGGGCTCGCGTCGCTGCTCGGGCCGCTCGCCGTCGGCGACGCCGCGATAGAGACCCTCTGGTGGCTCACGGCGATCACGGCGGCGACGGTCGGCGCGCTCTGGTCGGGCCGTCGACTGTCCCGTCCCGAGGGCGCGCTCCTCGTCGTCTCCGAACTCGTCCGCTGGACGCTCGGCCTGTTGCGGATCTTCGGCTGAGCGCGAGCGCCTACGGACAGCCGATCGAGGCTGCGATCTCTCGGATCGGCTCGCCGTCGACCAGACTCGAGACCTCGTAGCTCAGGTCGTCGCAGTCCCAGAAGATGCTCTGTATCCGGCCGTCCCGGTAGTAGGCCGTCCGGCCGTCGATCTCGATCTCCTCGAGGACGTCCGGATCGAACCGGCCCCGCTCGCGGACGACGACGTAGAGTTCGCGCGCGACGACGTTCGGATCGTTGTACCACAGCGTCGTCGTCACCCCGCCGTACTTCTCGGCCCGCTCGACGACGGTGATGCGATCGAGGAGGTAGGCGTCGGGGATCGCCGCCTCCGGCAGCTCGTAGGGGACGGCCCCCTCGGCCTCGTCGATCGAGTCGAAGATCCCCTCCGGTTCCGTTCCGTCCGTGACGACCGTCGCGTCCGCCGGCGGCTGGTAGGTGAACGTCTCCGACTCGACGCCCTCGTCGATCGCGAGGTCCTCGTAGGTGACGGTCAGCCGGTAGCGGATCTCGTCGCCGTCGCGGACCTCGTTGCGCTCCCTGACCGGATACCGGTACTCGTCGTCGATACAGATCGTCCGGGTGACCGCGAGGTCCTCGAGATCGTCGGTCGACAGCGGAATGGCGTAGGTCGTATCCCCGACGACGAGATTGAGCCGCCGCCCGGTCTCCTCGATCGGCGGCCGCGTCTCGACGACGTGGGCCTCCCGGCCGTCGACGGTCGTCGTCCCCTCGTAGCCGAGCCGGTAGTTCTCGAGCAGGCTCTCGAGGACCCGCAGCGTCCGGTCGGCGTCGACCTTGGTGCCGTGAAACTGGATATCGACGAGCTCCTCCTCGGGGTTGTATTCCCACGTCATCTCGCGGTTGGTGACGGTGACCGATCCGACCGGCGCGTCCGGATCGGTCGACTCGAGGACCTCGAGGCGCTGCTTGGCCGGCGGTTTGCGGACGACGCGTTCCGTTCGTTCGACGGCGTCGGACGGCGTCTCGACCGACAGCGTTCGGCGCGCCCTGAGATCGTTCAGGTGGCGACGCGTCTCGATCGCGTCGCGGAGCAGCGCCTCGCTCGAGGGCCCGTCGTCGGCGGACGGATAGCTCACGCAGCCGGCGAGCGAGACGCCGGCGCCGGCACCGACCGCCAGAAACCGTCGACGCTTCATGCACGGAAGACTGTCGTCGAAATTTGTAAGTTTGTGGGTCGGCCGGTGCTGCCCTCGAGTCCACGGCCGAACGAGCAACGCGAAGGGGGTGCGGACTCGCCGGGATTATGTGGACGCCCGTTCCACACCCGCTATGGAACTCGACGTCGACCTCGCCCCGTTGCGCGAGCACCTCGAGACCGACGGGCTGGACGGCTACCTGATCGACGACGACGCCTCGGACGCCGACCAGCGGTACGTCTCAGGCTTCACGGCGCCTGATCCCTACCAGACGCTGGTCGCCGACGACGGCACCCACCTGCTCGTCTCGGGACTCGAGTACGGCCGCGCGACGGCGGACTCGAGCGCCGACTCCGTATCGCGGCTGTCGACCTACGACTACCAGGAGCTGGTCGGCGAGCACGGCGCCTACGAGGCCAAGAACCGCGCGATCGCGGCGTTTCTCGAGGACCACGGCGTCGAATCGATCGCCGTCCCGCAGAACTTCCCGACGG
This portion of the Haloterrigena gelatinilytica genome encodes:
- a CDS encoding alpha-ketoacid dehydrogenase subunit beta; this translates as MTAQAEIERAEETETMTVREAIRMALREELQRDEDVYLMGEDVGKFGGVLEVTGGLWEEFGDERVRDTPISEAGFIGAATGAAATGTRPVAELMFSDFMGVSMEQIMNQMAKMRYMFGGKTGMPVTVRTTEGGGMGAASQHSGTVHAWIAHFPGLKAVAPGTAAAAKGLTKAAVRSNDPVFVFENKMIYEQQGEVPTDEEFTVPLGEAAVEREGEDVTVVATQRLVGESLQTADSLSDDVSVEVIDVRSLYPLDTETIADSVRKTGRLVVADESPLSYGVHAEIVSRVQEEAFFSLDAPIQRIGTPDTHMPFSPPLEQEVLPDGDDVREAIELIT
- a CDS encoding thiamine pyrophosphate-dependent dehydrogenase E1 component subunit alpha; translation: MADYTLETEEGRREALRRMLTIREFDSTAGDYFADGEIPGFVHLYIGEEAVGVGACAALEPDDYIASTHRGHGHCIAKGLDPQLMMAELFGKQDGYCNGKGGSMHIADVDAGMLGANGIVGAGPPLATGAALSIDYDDREQVAVGFLGDGAVAQGQVHEAINLAATWDLPAVFVVENNRYGEGTPVEEQHNVDDLSDTAGAYDIPGVTVDGMDVTAVAEAVEEARKRARSGDGPTIVEAETYRYRGHYEGDEQPYRDEDEIEKWKEQDPIDRFSDLLIDRGELTEEELEEMRSEIEAEIEEAIEYAQDAPLPDPSEAYEDMFAEMPPEIERFASQARADGGSLGGDRR
- a CDS encoding OsmC family protein, which encodes MMPERTVTARNPEGMGGTIEAGSFEWRFDEPESAGGSETGPTPVDVFLGALASCLSLSVRFQANKRDTPVETIEVTTEAEPEHGSVDRLEATIRLETDADDETVDRLVDFGERGCHVSQLVGDETPMDVAWERL
- a CDS encoding VOC family protein; this encodes MGVDNITQLDIEIPELSQVAFVVEDLEDGMDRFEGLLGIGPWEIHRFEPPALTDRIYRGEPHEYSMRLALAQLGGTMIELIEPLEGPSIYTEHLEEHGEGLHHVACFAFDDPHAVVEEFETAGLSVLQSGDYGGTEFWYFDTADELNGAIFETAANVESMPEADATYPE
- the aroC gene encoding chorismate synthase, producing MNGNRFGRLFQVTTFGESHGEAMGCTISGCPAGLELSEEDIQEDLDRRKPGQSMITTSRGEPDDVSIKSGIQDGYTTGTPIGLVIQNKDARSGKYEPFITAPRPSHGDFTYSAKFGTRNWGGGGRSSARETVNWVAAGAIAKKLLAREGIELKAHVNQIGDVEAPEVSFEEIKEHSEENDVRCAHPETAAEMQELIEEYQEEGDSIGGSIYFEAQGVPVGLGAPRFDSLSARLGQAMMAVPATTGFEFGLGREAREWTGKERNDDWEFDSEGNPTPVENDHGGIQGGISSGEPIYGEVTLHAPTSIPKSQQTADWETGEIKEEKVIGRHDPVLPPRGVPVVEAMLALTLVDFMLLSGRLNPDRVDDRPGEYDTDYHPSNPNNE
- a CDS encoding MFS transporter, which gives rise to MRWQYRSTVLVLCLLAFFVTYFARMAISPVIPFIVDDFAVSNTQIGFALSGMWLAYGLSQFPSGVLSDRYGEKRVILVAVGGTSIASLLLALAPAFPAFVVLAVLLGAVAGLHYAVATTLLSRTYDELGRAVGIHSVGGPLAGLVAPVAAAWVGERFGWRPALALALGVGLPVFALFAWRIRPTEPRRPEQPMRDRFELDALVDLLSRPAIVFTLAVAMLGTFIVQGLLTFLPTFFVAHHGYSATLAGTAFSGFFVVRTVGQFFLGDLSDRIGRDLAIGGSMFAGAIGLFGLVVGQTRATLAAAVVLVGAGSSFFAALDPRFLDQFETAERGAGFGLVRTVYTVVGAAGSVGVGLFADLFGWATAFLILAALFSVTFLALAANRTFGLGY
- a CDS encoding DoxX family membrane protein is translated as MTASTIAPDARNTFESTVGGYTVGGRAHSLSAWFVLSLRLMMGWAFAYSGFTKIVAAEPFSAGGYLTNVAAANGNPLADVFAWMGSTPWFVEFANVAVPWGELLIGLGLLVGALVRLAAFFGALMMLMFYFGNWDVAHGVINGDFAYMLVFLAVAAFGAGRILGLDARIENYDLGGETLLERYPRLEYILG
- a CDS encoding thiolase family protein, which produces MSDTTPVIVSAVRTAQGKEDGALADVRSEDLSIPLVDEMLAETGLSGEDVDDLMWGCAQQREEQRTNIARQIALFSDLGEEVPATTVDRQCASSAQAIISAADSIAAGRHDAVVAGGVESMSRVKMGAAESGELYPELDEAYGMENLRMGMTAEKVAEEFDISREEQDEYGARSQQRAVEATESGRFDDEIVPIETGDGVHDEDEGLRPGTTAEKLAELPTVFTDDGTVTPGNASQIADGAAGVMLTSRELAEERGLEILAEVGTSYVAGVDPTIMGVGPVPATEGLLERAGREIDDYGLVEINEAFASQTLYSARELGIPMDRLNVNGGAIAIGHPLGCSGARLPVTLIHEMNREGVDRGIATECVGFGQGAAIEFELP